One segment of Parvularcula sp. IMCC14364 DNA contains the following:
- a CDS encoding GDP-L-fucose synthase, which produces MQDTYSLDGKKVWVTGHRGMVGGALVRRLATENCATILTATRKEVDLKRQEQVEDWINTNKPDAVFIAAAKVGGIVANDTYPAEFLYDNLMITSNIVEASYRAGVEKLMFLGSSCIYPKFATQPITEDQLLTNSLEPTNEWYAIAKIAGIKLCQAYRRQYGADFISAMPTNLYGPGDNFHPQNSHVIPALIRKAHEAKTDGAASMEIWGTGTPRREFLHVDDLADALVHLMKIYSDAEHVNVGSGEDLTIEDLARNVMDVVGFEGELTKNTSKPDGTPRKLMSADKIRGLGWKPSISLQSGLKNAYDWFVENEGQWAER; this is translated from the coding sequence ATGCAGGATACCTATTCGCTTGACGGCAAAAAAGTCTGGGTAACGGGCCATCGCGGCATGGTTGGCGGGGCGCTTGTGCGTCGTCTGGCAACCGAGAATTGTGCGACCATTCTGACCGCTACTCGTAAAGAGGTTGATCTGAAGCGACAAGAGCAGGTGGAAGACTGGATCAACACCAACAAGCCGGATGCTGTCTTCATTGCGGCCGCAAAAGTTGGCGGCATAGTTGCAAATGATACGTACCCAGCCGAATTTCTCTATGATAATCTGATGATTACCAGCAACATCGTTGAAGCCAGCTACCGTGCGGGCGTCGAGAAACTGATGTTTCTGGGGTCAAGCTGTATCTACCCCAAATTTGCCACACAACCGATTACAGAAGACCAGTTACTGACAAACTCGCTTGAACCAACCAATGAATGGTATGCGATTGCGAAGATCGCCGGGATCAAGCTGTGCCAGGCTTATCGCCGCCAGTATGGCGCTGATTTCATCTCTGCGATGCCCACGAACCTTTACGGACCCGGCGATAACTTTCACCCGCAAAACAGCCATGTGATTCCTGCATTGATCCGCAAGGCTCATGAGGCAAAAACAGACGGCGCCGCCTCCATGGAAATCTGGGGCACGGGCACACCGCGCCGTGAGTTTCTACATGTGGATGACCTAGCAGACGCACTGGTGCATTTGATGAAAATCTATTCAGATGCTGAGCATGTCAATGTTGGCTCCGGTGAGGACCTGACCATTGAGGACCTCGCGCGCAATGTGATGGACGTCGTTGGCTTCGAGGGGGAACTGACGAAAAATACGAGCAAGCCTGACGGCACGCCGCGCAAACTAATGAGCGCTGATAAAATCAGGGGGCTTGGCTGGAAACCGTCTATTTCACTTCAATCCGGTCTGAAAAATGCCTATGACTGGTTTGTGGAAAATGAAGGTCAGTGGGCAGAGCGCTAA
- a CDS encoding glycosyltransferase: MNDFAIVVPVGQYDPRLEIALKSLEVQDVQVEVALMDASNDPRTVALANRFDGILSKRFHQPDRGQADAIGTGWDEVSGRYLGWLNADDALMPGALEKVLSVFESDAAPDVVTGQSTIVDEKGRTTGFHRTAQPASRLLLRGNTLSQPSCFVKREAIESIGGIGRTLHYTMDWDLWMRLYQAGLSFSHLDQPLSCVLMGEDTKTAQFTESRRREIWHLVRRNHSRLTAAKTMTGFMLEHLKAGSASAAKIVTSLFPAADDSICLPEDETLEVPLLNMSPARPQQIIIQWRSCAPDTNIEYSLAGAPVDGTPQSADQARIDVPADLKDAHRIDLGIRCLSGQAKLDWIEIV, from the coding sequence ATGAATGACTTTGCCATAGTCGTGCCTGTCGGGCAGTACGATCCGCGCCTTGAGATCGCGCTGAAATCGCTAGAGGTGCAGGATGTGCAGGTTGAAGTTGCGTTGATGGACGCATCAAATGACCCTCGCACTGTCGCGCTGGCGAACAGGTTTGACGGTATTCTCAGCAAGCGTTTTCATCAACCAGACCGGGGGCAGGCTGATGCCATCGGCACCGGCTGGGATGAAGTGTCCGGCAGGTATCTTGGCTGGCTGAATGCTGATGACGCGCTCATGCCGGGTGCGCTTGAGAAAGTGCTTTCCGTGTTTGAGAGTGACGCTGCGCCGGATGTGGTCACCGGGCAGAGCACAATAGTTGATGAAAAAGGTCGCACGACTGGTTTTCATCGAACAGCGCAACCAGCATCCCGCTTGCTGCTACGGGGCAATACTCTTTCCCAGCCTTCATGTTTTGTGAAGCGGGAGGCGATAGAGAGTATAGGCGGTATTGGTCGTACACTGCATTATACGATGGATTGGGATTTATGGATGCGGCTTTATCAGGCAGGACTGTCCTTCTCTCATCTCGATCAACCTTTGTCATGTGTCCTGATGGGAGAGGATACAAAAACGGCGCAATTTACTGAAAGCCGTCGCCGGGAAATCTGGCATCTTGTGAGGCGCAACCATTCACGCCTTACGGCAGCGAAGACCATGACAGGTTTTATGCTTGAGCACCTCAAGGCAGGCTCGGCATCAGCGGCAAAAATTGTCACGTCACTTTTTCCGGCCGCCGATGATTCAATATGTTTACCTGAGGATGAAACCCTCGAAGTGCCTTTGCTGAATATGTCACCTGCCAGGCCGCAGCAGATTATTATTCAGTGGCGGTCCTGCGCGCCTGATACCAATATTGAATACAGCCTTGCTGGCGCACCTGTTGATGGAACACCGCAAAGTGCTGACCAGGCCAGGATTGACGTGCCTGCGGATTTGAAAGATGCGCATCGCATTGATCTCGGTATCAGATGCTTGTCGGGGCAGGCAAAACTGGACTGGATTGAGATAGTATGA